One stretch of Acropora muricata isolate sample 2 chromosome 12, ASM3666990v1, whole genome shotgun sequence DNA includes these proteins:
- the LOC136892017 gene encoding myosin regulatory light chain 12B-like, whose protein sequence is MASRKAKKTTKKRAHRATSNVFAMFDQNQIQEFKEAFNMIDQNSDGFVDKEDLHDMLASLGKDPKDDYLEEMIKMSPGPINFTMFLTLFGEKLNGTDPEDVIVNAFACFDEDGNGKVHEDILKEALTSMGDRFTEDQVDDVLRDAPIDKDGYLDYNQFTHILKHGKKDDND, encoded by the coding sequence ATGGCATCCAGGAAAGCGAAAAAGACAACGAAGAAACGTGCTCATCGAGCCACTTCCAACGTATTCGCTATGTTCGATCAGAACCAAATTCAAGAATTCAAAGAAGCCTTCAACATGATCGACCAAAACAGCGATGGTTTCGTTGATAAAGAAGATTTGCACGACATGTTAGCTTCCCTCGGTAAAGATCCAAAGGACGATTATTTAGAGGAGATGATTAAGATGTCGCCCGGACCAATCAACTTCACAATGTTTCTGACATTGTTCGGAGAAAAATTGAACGGTACGGACCCCGAAGACGTGATAGTGAACGCGTTTGCCTGTTTCGATGAAGATGGAAACGGGAAAGTGCACGAAGATATCCTGAAGGAAGCCCTGACTTCGATGGGAGACAGATTCACAGAGGATCAAGTGGATGATGTCCTACGTGATGCTCCAATTGACAAAGATGGTTACTTGGATTACAACCAGTTCACTCACATTTTGAAACACGGCAAAAAAGATGACAACGATTGA
- the LOC136892451 gene encoding uncharacterized protein has translation MSSFYSRNSRAIWLTLAASGVYFLYRYYEYKRRLRERNERIAAGLELFSRRGVEKLVELRDKLEQLLGSLDNFEPELPDTEDDECVVCNSAKAIIQTYPCKHRVLCRRCFVRTLQVAVNDLNLPLRCVVCRTRIQTLDRERFIGPSLDHQSNGLNQDREHHEASGLTTDTERHEVHGLTSDGGFHEEPGLELNREHQNEHSVDANEFEHLV, from the exons ATGTCGAGTTTCTATAGTCGCAACAGCAGAGCAATTTGGTTAACTTTAGCCGCATCAGGAGTGTACTTCCTTTATCGATACTACGAATACAAGAGAAGACTAAGAGAGCGCAATGAAAGAATCGCAGCCGGTTTGGAATTGTTTAGTAGAAGAGGAGTGGAGAAACTCGTTGAATTACGGGACAAATTG GAGCAGTTGCTTGGTTCTTTGGACAACTTTGAACCAGAACTTCCCGACACTGAAGATGACGAA TGTGTGGTGTGCAACAGTGCCAAGGCTATTATCCAGACCTACCCTTGCAAACACAGGGTACTTTGCCGACGCTGCTTTGTCAGGACACTTCAGGTGGCAGTAAACGACCTCAACCTTCCCTTGAGGTGTGTTGTTTGTCGTACGAGAATTCAAACACTGGACAGAGAGCGCTTTATTGGACCAAGCCTGGATCATCAAAGTAATGGCCTTAACCAAGACAGAGAACACCATGAAGCAAGTGGTCTAACCACAGACACAGAACGTCACGAAGTTCATGGTCTGACTTCAGATGGAGGATTTCATGAAGAACCTGGTCTGGAGCTTAACAGAGAGCATCAGAATGAACACAGTGTAGATGCCAATGAATTTGAACATTTAGTCTGA